A genomic segment from Legionella micdadei encodes:
- a CDS encoding response regulator: protein MRLLLVEDDELLGDAVKAGLTQFGYVVDWLKDGDAARAAVKSESFELIILDLGLPKLSGLSFLQTIRHEGNTTPVIILTARETVEDRIKGLDSGADDYMTKPFDLNELSARVRALVRRSQGRADSVLQYRNVTLDPAAHSVYVDDVMINVPRREFALLQKLLENSGQVLSREQLMQSIYGWDEDVDSNALEVHIHNLRKKLNANFIRTIRGVGYMAEKNESN from the coding sequence ATGCGATTGCTACTAGTTGAAGATGATGAATTACTTGGTGATGCAGTTAAAGCTGGCCTCACCCAATTTGGCTATGTCGTTGACTGGCTAAAAGATGGCGACGCTGCAAGAGCCGCGGTTAAATCCGAATCGTTTGAACTTATTATTCTAGATTTAGGTTTACCTAAGCTCTCAGGCTTGAGTTTTCTTCAGACCATTCGCCACGAAGGAAATACCACTCCGGTCATTATTCTTACTGCACGGGAAACCGTAGAAGATCGTATTAAAGGCTTAGACAGTGGGGCTGATGATTACATGACCAAGCCTTTTGATCTAAACGAATTGAGTGCACGGGTTCGAGCCCTGGTTAGGCGTTCACAAGGACGGGCTGATTCAGTTCTTCAATATCGAAACGTTACTTTGGATCCGGCTGCGCACTCAGTCTACGTCGATGATGTGATGATTAATGTACCTCGTCGTGAGTTTGCTTTATTGCAAAAATTGCTCGAGAACAGCGGCCAAGTCTTATCGCGCGAACAATTAATGCAAAGCATTTATGGTTGGGACGAAGATGTGGACTCGAATGCCTTGGAAGTTCATATTCACAACTTGCGGAAAAAACTCAATGCCAATTTTATTCGCACTATTCGAGGTGTGGGGTACATGGCAGAAAAAAATGAGAGTAATTAA
- a CDS encoding septation protein A codes for MKLFFDFFPIFIFFLSYKLFGIYNATAIAMAASLFQVVFYRFKHQRYEKMHLISFGLIFVLGGATLFFHNPWFIKWKPTGIYWLTSLVFLVSPLISKKPLIQKMMEGNISLPQKVWYRLNFAWAIFFVLMGSVNLYVAYYYSTDIWVNFKLFGGAGFTLVFVFIQAIYLTRHLIERDIESQPSSDSR; via the coding sequence ATGAAATTATTCTTTGATTTTTTTCCGATTTTTATCTTTTTCCTGAGCTATAAACTGTTTGGAATTTATAACGCTACAGCTATAGCTATGGCAGCGTCACTTTTTCAAGTCGTGTTTTATCGATTTAAACATCAGCGCTATGAAAAGATGCACCTTATCAGCTTTGGATTGATTTTCGTATTAGGGGGAGCTACCTTATTTTTTCATAACCCCTGGTTTATCAAATGGAAACCGACAGGTATCTATTGGCTCACTTCTTTAGTATTCCTAGTTTCACCTTTGATCAGCAAAAAACCTCTGATTCAAAAAATGATGGAAGGAAATATTAGCTTACCTCAAAAAGTGTGGTATCGGTTAAATTTTGCTTGGGCTATATTTTTTGTTTTAATGGGTAGTGTTAATCTGTATGTTGCCTACTACTATAGTACTGACATCTGGGTTAACTTCAAATTGTTTGGCGGTGCTGGATTTACTTTAGTATTTGTTTTCATTCAGGCAATATACTTAACCAGGCACCTCATTGAAAGGGACATCGAAAGTCAACCCTCAAGCGATTCTCGTTAG
- a CDS encoding PAS domain-containing sensor histidine kinase yields the protein MMTFEGKEKLQNIIDEKEKEIARLKAFLDQEKLKYKSELAETQEYYENILAIIPGHVYWLDRNNVFLGCNDLQAKNAKLKSRKDIVGKTNYDMPWKDQAEELNRLNNLVMETGVPHTAEEYAVMANGLAIYLSQKTPLRDKDNNIIGVLGISIDITERKKMEAALRRAKEAAEVANHAKTKFIANMSHDIHTPLNGIVGLSEFLEEKIQTTEEKQYAHWIKESGKQLLSLLKKVLEVIADDQVNENDINEELVDLRKTIQSLAYLVLPAIKLKNLDLILEIDDAIPGKLITDSTKLHRILFNLLDNAIKFTEKGAISLKIEVIVDDKEYVRLQFSVQDTGIGIPEELQSQIFERFFHADTSHTGGCGTHGVGLHVAQSYVSLLSGELKVESEPGKGSNFYFTLPMKVA from the coding sequence ATGATGACTTTTGAGGGAAAAGAAAAGCTCCAGAATATTATTGATGAAAAAGAGAAAGAAATCGCTCGTCTAAAAGCATTTCTGGATCAGGAAAAATTAAAATATAAAAGCGAGCTCGCAGAAACCCAAGAGTATTATGAAAATATTCTAGCCATAATACCTGGACATGTCTATTGGCTAGATAGAAATAATGTTTTTCTTGGTTGCAATGATCTTCAAGCTAAAAATGCCAAATTAAAGTCGAGGAAAGATATTGTCGGAAAAACCAATTACGACATGCCCTGGAAAGACCAAGCTGAGGAATTAAATAGGCTTAATAATCTTGTTATGGAAACGGGTGTCCCCCATACTGCAGAAGAGTACGCAGTAATGGCAAACGGTTTGGCTATCTATCTTTCGCAAAAAACGCCGCTTCGCGACAAAGATAACAATATTATTGGCGTATTAGGGATCTCAATCGATATTACTGAACGTAAAAAAATGGAAGCAGCTTTGCGCCGGGCAAAAGAAGCAGCGGAAGTGGCAAATCACGCAAAAACTAAATTTATTGCAAACATGAGTCATGATATCCATACCCCGCTCAATGGGATAGTTGGTTTATCCGAATTTTTAGAAGAAAAAATTCAGACTACGGAAGAAAAGCAATATGCGCATTGGATCAAGGAAAGTGGAAAGCAACTTTTAAGTTTATTAAAAAAAGTGTTGGAAGTAATAGCAGATGATCAAGTTAATGAGAATGATATCAACGAAGAATTAGTGGATTTACGTAAAACCATTCAGAGTCTTGCCTACCTTGTTTTACCTGCCATTAAGCTGAAAAATCTTGATCTAATTCTTGAGATCGATGATGCAATACCAGGAAAATTGATCACTGATAGCACGAAACTTCACCGGATTTTATTTAATCTTCTTGATAATGCTATTAAGTTCACGGAAAAGGGTGCAATATCGCTTAAAATAGAAGTAATTGTGGATGACAAAGAATATGTTCGTTTACAATTCAGTGTGCAAGATACTGGGATTGGTATCCCAGAAGAATTGCAATCCCAAATTTTTGAGCGGTTCTTCCATGCTGATACTTCTCATACAGGCGGGTGTGGTACTCACGGTGTCGGATTGCACGTGGCACAGAGCTATGTCAGTTTGCTAAGTGGGGAACTCAAAGTAGAGAGTGAGCCAGGTAAAGGGTCTAATTTCTATTTTACTTTACCGATGAAAGTTGCCTGA
- a CDS encoding lytic transglycosylase, with protein MKLSSLRFISFSILFCSLFFVSTALSSRTAPNVWDVLRSQLTLNHEITQPDVQSQIHWLITHPSYLQKLSQAEPYIYHIVTEVRKRKLPGELALLPMIESAYDPFAYSGVGAAGLWQLMPGTGNDLGLKQDWWFDARRSIRSSTEAALNYLTHLWKYFDGNWLLAIAAYDSGEGTISRAIKNSGQSSRHISFWILPVPNETKAYVPRLLALAEIIKYPQRYRVTLPDIPHAPYFEEVNIGSQIDLNHAAKLAGISYKDLIKLNPGYNRWATAPYKPFKLLIPADKVAHFNRNLASVPVDRRVSWTRHQVRSGDTLGSIAQRYFTTVKLVRELNQLKTDKLRLGQYVLIPSSKNAPVAAIPKTTIPLEIDKPPTTQTYKVIHIVQPGDTYQSLEKKYNVTTAGIQNWNNINPTSPLKIGSQLIIWKRIVQYGIYTVKAGDSLSSIAKRNNTNVQTLAQLNPNIDKSRLKPGQKLVLG; from the coding sequence TTGAAGTTATCCTCCTTACGTTTTATTAGTTTTTCCATCTTGTTTTGCAGCTTATTCTTTGTTTCTACTGCTTTATCTTCGCGTACAGCGCCTAATGTTTGGGACGTTCTTCGTAGCCAACTCACCTTAAACCATGAAATCACTCAACCTGATGTGCAATCTCAAATCCACTGGTTAATTACCCATCCCAGTTATTTACAAAAGTTGTCTCAAGCTGAACCCTATATTTATCATATTGTTACCGAAGTAAGAAAAAGAAAATTACCCGGTGAACTTGCACTTTTGCCAATGATTGAAAGCGCTTATGATCCCTTTGCTTATTCTGGAGTAGGAGCTGCAGGCTTATGGCAACTCATGCCTGGAACGGGAAACGATTTAGGCTTAAAACAAGATTGGTGGTTTGATGCAAGGCGCAGTATCCGCTCCTCTACCGAGGCAGCACTTAATTATCTAACTCATTTATGGAAATATTTTGATGGCAATTGGCTCCTTGCAATTGCCGCTTACGATTCAGGCGAAGGGACAATCTCACGTGCTATTAAAAATAGCGGTCAGTCTTCCCGTCATATTAGCTTTTGGATTTTACCTGTACCCAATGAAACAAAAGCTTATGTGCCACGCCTACTTGCCTTGGCTGAAATTATCAAGTATCCGCAAAGATACCGAGTGACACTTCCGGATATACCGCACGCCCCTTATTTTGAAGAGGTCAACATAGGCAGCCAGATTGATCTCAATCATGCGGCAAAATTAGCTGGGATTTCTTATAAAGATCTCATTAAACTGAATCCTGGATACAATCGCTGGGCAACAGCACCTTATAAACCTTTTAAATTACTTATCCCTGCTGATAAAGTTGCTCATTTTAATCGAAACCTCGCAAGCGTTCCTGTTGATCGGCGAGTGAGCTGGACTCGCCATCAAGTGCGAAGCGGCGATACCTTAGGCTCAATCGCTCAAAGATACTTTACTACAGTTAAACTCGTCCGCGAATTAAATCAATTAAAGACCGACAAATTAAGGCTAGGGCAATATGTACTGATTCCAAGCAGTAAAAATGCACCTGTTGCTGCAATACCCAAAACCACTATTCCTTTAGAAATCGACAAACCACCAACTACCCAGACTTATAAAGTCATACACATTGTACAACCAGGAGATACGTATCAATCTTTGGAAAAAAAATATAACGTGACCACTGCTGGTATTCAAAACTGGAACAATATCAACCCTACCTCACCCTTGAAAATTGGCTCACAGTTAATTATCTGGAAACGCATCGTGCAATATGGGATCTACACTGTTAAAGCTGGGGACAGTTTAAGCAGTATTGCTAAACGTAATAATACTAACGTGCAAACACTGGCTCAATTAAATCCGAATATCGACAAAAGCCGTCTAAAACCAGGTCAAAAATTAGTGCTTGGTTGA
- the gloB gene encoding hydroxyacylglutathione hydrolase, with protein MKVIPLPAFTDNYIWTILDENKQQAICVDPGDAKPVLDFLKQKNLTLKAILLTHHHYDHIGGTSDLLKRNPGIAVYGPEDLRILHVTHILQDGDILEIDSCRFTVLATPGHTSTHVCLYEPNHQWLFCGDTLFSAGCGRVFDGTLETLHDSLQKLKTLPDDTLVYCAHEYTLQNLRFAVTIEPDNMAIHNHLKKLLNQGTPLSLPSSIAIEKQINPFLRTHVTAVKEHAKLRGCQEDDSLSVFKQIRAEKDKF; from the coding sequence ATGAAGGTAATACCGCTTCCAGCATTTACCGATAACTATATCTGGACAATTCTGGATGAGAATAAACAGCAGGCGATTTGTGTCGATCCAGGTGATGCAAAGCCTGTCCTTGATTTTTTAAAGCAAAAAAACTTAACACTTAAGGCCATTTTGCTCACCCATCATCATTACGATCATATTGGTGGAACATCCGACCTGCTTAAAAGAAATCCTGGGATTGCCGTCTATGGTCCTGAAGATCTGCGTATTCTCCATGTTACACATATTTTACAGGATGGCGATATCTTAGAGATTGATTCTTGTCGATTCACTGTTTTAGCGACACCTGGACACACCTCTACTCATGTTTGCCTTTATGAACCTAACCACCAATGGTTATTCTGCGGCGATACTTTATTTTCCGCAGGCTGTGGACGGGTATTCGATGGTACTCTTGAAACCTTGCATGACTCTTTGCAAAAGCTTAAAACCTTACCAGACGACACTCTGGTCTATTGTGCGCATGAATACACTCTACAAAATCTTCGTTTTGCCGTAACAATCGAACCGGATAACATGGCGATCCACAATCATTTGAAAAAATTACTTAATCAAGGGACTCCCTTATCCCTTCCGTCAAGTATTGCGATTGAAAAGCAAATCAACCCTTTTCTCAGGACCCATGTAACAGCAGTCAAAGAACACGCCAAACTTAGAGGCTGTCAAGAGGACGATTCTTTATCTGTTTTTAAACAGATTAGGGCTGAAAAAGATAAGTTTTAA
- a CDS encoding 23S rRNA (adenine(2030)-N(6))-methyltransferase RlmJ: MLSYQHGYHAGNFADVIKHFTLSRLLIYMTSKEKPIFYLETHAGRGIYDLKNSQAMKTGENLQGISLLWPQKSKLPDVFTPYLHAISRVNASEDLRFYPGSPSLAIDILRPQDRLYCCELHPREFECLQKLPHPGKRVFYSHNDGIVNLHALLPPIERRGLIFIDPSYEIKTDYKEVPKAIKSSYQRFATGVFCLWYPILDKRLHEQLLRSMGNIGAKNALRVEFNLTSFIQAGMTGCGLWIINPPYVLAEEIKIALKHLCTVFNPGFSSFIVESL; encoded by the coding sequence ATGCTCAGTTATCAACACGGATATCACGCAGGTAATTTTGCCGATGTCATTAAACATTTTACCCTTTCACGGCTATTGATTTACATGACCAGCAAAGAGAAGCCTATTTTTTACCTTGAAACACATGCAGGTCGAGGAATTTATGATTTGAAAAATAGCCAAGCAATGAAAACCGGTGAGAATCTTCAAGGAATTAGTCTTCTTTGGCCACAAAAATCGAAATTACCTGACGTGTTTACACCCTATCTCCATGCAATTAGCCGCGTTAACGCATCAGAAGATCTACGTTTTTATCCAGGCTCACCTTCTTTAGCTATCGATATTCTTCGTCCACAAGATAGATTATATTGCTGTGAATTGCATCCGCGTGAATTTGAGTGCTTGCAAAAATTACCACACCCTGGAAAAAGGGTTTTTTACAGTCATAACGATGGGATCGTCAATCTTCATGCATTGCTTCCCCCTATCGAGCGTCGCGGCCTCATTTTCATTGATCCCTCTTATGAGATAAAAACAGATTACAAAGAAGTGCCCAAAGCAATTAAATCGTCATACCAGCGTTTCGCCACAGGGGTTTTCTGTCTTTGGTACCCAATCCTTGACAAACGACTTCATGAGCAATTATTGCGCTCAATGGGTAATATAGGCGCCAAAAACGCTTTGCGCGTTGAATTTAATTTAACAAGCTTCATTCAAGCTGGAATGACTGGCTGTGGTTTATGGATTATTAATCCACCCTATGTTCTTGCTGAAGAAATAAAAATCGCACTTAAGCACTTGTGTACCGTATTTAATCCTGGTTTTTCTTCCTTTATTGTTGAATCTCTTTAG
- a CDS encoding M15 family metallopeptidase, with protein MMVGKSPYALPETEFEAVEFTNELHPRIFIQPIYFELGLSPSPLIYGRNAVLKRLLKAVELLPQEYSFLLWDVYRPRAIQAALFEWMRKEILVKFPHLNDQENFEETKKYVSLPAKVGDAYCPPHLSGGAIDLTLCETTSGKELDMGTPFDDCTTRAHRDYFDQMANLSFEEKSIKQRRQLLRRVLEKVGFTSYQYEWWHFDFGNLFWSRIHNCPEFFGPLFGDKEWPG; from the coding sequence ATGATGGTAGGAAAATCACCTTATGCATTACCTGAAACAGAGTTTGAGGCAGTAGAGTTTACTAATGAACTTCACCCTCGAATTTTTATACAACCTATTTATTTCGAACTTGGCCTTAGTCCTTCACCCTTAATTTATGGTAGGAACGCCGTTCTAAAACGCTTGCTTAAAGCGGTTGAATTACTCCCTCAAGAATACAGTTTTCTTCTTTGGGATGTTTACCGTCCAAGAGCCATACAGGCCGCACTTTTTGAATGGATGCGCAAAGAAATTCTAGTTAAATTCCCTCATCTCAATGATCAAGAAAATTTTGAGGAAACTAAAAAATACGTTTCTTTACCAGCAAAAGTAGGTGACGCCTATTGTCCACCCCATCTCAGCGGGGGTGCTATTGACTTAACCTTATGTGAAACAACCAGTGGTAAAGAATTAGATATGGGCACCCCTTTCGATGATTGCACCACAAGAGCGCATCGCGATTATTTCGATCAAATGGCCAACTTATCTTTTGAGGAAAAAAGCATTAAACAACGAAGGCAGCTCCTTCGTAGAGTACTTGAAAAAGTCGGCTTTACCTCTTACCAATATGAATGGTGGCATTTTGACTTTGGTAATTTATTTTGGAGTCGCATTCACAACTGCCCTGAATTCTTTGGTCCCTTGTTTGGTGATAAAGAATGGCCGGGTTGA
- a CDS encoding aspartyl/asparaginyl beta-hydroxylase domain-containing protein: MDYHYFKDIVNNLYGRYVGYDKRPTFFDIEQTFPALNEITKHFSIIKKEFENVLSNSHQLPRYHDIDPGEADISDATQKNWNVFMLYLLGYQLERAETLCPTLCNLIKQVPNLIQAFFSILEPGKSIPLHKGPYIGYLRYHLGIHVPQNNPPQIIVNNQSYTWREGEAVLFDDSWPHEVRNESDDYRAVLIIDVLRPMPFLPHLVNQFVTNVIGRFFYGRKVVKRALQYDEEVKPIAQ; the protein is encoded by the coding sequence ATGGACTATCATTATTTTAAAGACATTGTTAATAACTTGTATGGGCGTTACGTGGGTTATGATAAGCGCCCGACTTTTTTTGATATTGAACAAACTTTTCCTGCTCTGAATGAAATCACAAAGCACTTTTCAATCATAAAGAAAGAGTTTGAGAATGTGTTAAGCAACTCCCATCAATTGCCTCGATATCACGATATAGACCCTGGTGAAGCTGATATTTCCGATGCAACACAAAAAAATTGGAATGTTTTTATGCTGTACCTTCTCGGGTATCAATTGGAAAGAGCAGAAACCTTATGTCCAACGCTTTGTAATCTAATAAAACAAGTTCCTAATTTAATCCAAGCTTTTTTTTCTATTTTAGAACCCGGAAAATCCATACCGCTTCACAAAGGCCCCTACATCGGCTACTTACGTTACCATTTAGGCATTCATGTTCCGCAAAATAACCCACCACAAATCATCGTTAATAATCAATCCTATACTTGGCGCGAAGGTGAAGCAGTCTTATTTGACGATTCCTGGCCGCACGAAGTGAGAAATGAAAGTGATGATTATCGAGCTGTTCTCATTATCGATGTGCTAAGACCTATGCCTTTCTTGCCGCATTTAGTGAACCAATTCGTTACCAATGTTATTGGCCGTTTTTTTTATGGGCGTAAGGTCGTAAAACGTGCTTTACAATATGATGAAGAAGTTAAACCAATAGCTCAATAA
- a CDS encoding MFS transporter, with product MEKRLYKYLVWFIVTLYVVYAFSLNTAAAVFSNAIKATLGASDLQASLATGAFILGFACMQIPAGYLLDKFNAKYIVSLGVFLLAAGNCVTSISTNLFLFTLSNLLQGIGASFSFVAAAVLIAQWFKENNFPILFGLTQTLSCIFAGILHYYFIVALESYSWGFIFKELAISGFILFVLVLVFVKSPAGYVNKKPISFNQSLSLTLGNRQILLCSVAAAASFGVLLAYAGFWYSSVRAFYSVDKLDAAITSGVIFVGIGIGTPLLGWFSNLAKSRVMVIHLSLVLGTMALLLDLYLPHFQINTLIFTEITSFLTGFFLSGSMLFYTVVSEIADNQTRGVAISLLNTSVFLFNTLMLFIPYLFITAISKQFFTYLWVLPFSTMFSILIVYFISEPKILGENSKISA from the coding sequence ATGGAAAAGAGGCTGTATAAGTATCTTGTTTGGTTCATCGTCACGCTATATGTGGTTTACGCTTTTAGTCTAAATACAGCAGCAGCTGTTTTTTCTAATGCGATAAAGGCAACACTCGGTGCAAGTGATCTCCAAGCTTCTCTTGCAACTGGCGCATTTATTTTAGGTTTTGCTTGCATGCAGATTCCTGCAGGTTATTTGTTAGATAAATTTAATGCGAAATACATTGTTAGTTTGGGGGTATTTTTATTAGCAGCAGGAAACTGTGTAACCTCAATTTCAACTAATCTTTTTCTTTTCACCTTATCGAATTTGCTGCAAGGTATCGGCGCCTCGTTTTCTTTTGTTGCAGCAGCAGTGCTGATAGCACAATGGTTTAAAGAAAATAATTTTCCTATCTTATTTGGTTTGACCCAAACATTATCATGCATTTTTGCAGGGATACTTCACTACTATTTTATTGTTGCCTTGGAGAGTTATTCGTGGGGCTTTATTTTTAAAGAGCTTGCAATCAGTGGTTTTATTTTATTCGTTTTAGTTTTGGTTTTTGTGAAAAGCCCAGCTGGATATGTGAACAAAAAACCAATTTCGTTCAATCAGTCGTTAAGTCTGACCCTCGGTAATAGGCAAATTTTGCTCTGCTCAGTTGCTGCAGCTGCTTCGTTTGGTGTCCTGCTTGCCTATGCTGGTTTTTGGTATAGTTCTGTTCGGGCATTCTACTCTGTTGATAAATTAGACGCTGCTATAACGAGTGGGGTGATTTTCGTGGGTATAGGTATCGGCACACCCCTATTAGGATGGTTTTCAAACCTGGCCAAATCCAGGGTCATGGTGATTCATCTGTCTTTAGTACTTGGGACAATGGCTTTATTATTGGATTTGTATCTGCCTCACTTTCAGATTAATACCTTGATTTTTACTGAAATAACATCTTTTTTGACAGGTTTTTTTCTGTCTGGTTCAATGCTTTTTTATACTGTTGTGAGTGAAATTGCCGATAATCAAACTCGTGGGGTCGCAATTAGTTTGCTGAATACTTCGGTCTTTTTATTCAATACATTGATGTTGTTTATTCCCTATCTGTTCATCACCGCCATCTCAAAACAGTTCTTCACTTATCTATGGGTACTTCCTTTTTCTACCATGTTTTCGATACTGATCGTTTATTTTATAAGCGAACCAAAAATTCTGGGTGAAAATAGCAAAATTAGTGCATAA
- a CDS encoding DUF4431 domain-containing protein, which produces MKFIAGMMAMVISTSLFADSSTQPQTEGCIVEGSQIQLMGKLISETFPKMSDDANPKDEVASETYWILSTEKSYCGESYNSETKALDRIGEPTSRFQLIFKPEQFDDQHDLLGKKVIVEGKMLLPNSGQHHAKMLIDVNTIESATCSSEL; this is translated from the coding sequence ATGAAGTTCATCGCTGGAATGATGGCTATGGTTATTAGCACTTCACTTTTTGCGGATTCAAGTACTCAACCGCAAACTGAGGGGTGTATTGTTGAGGGAAGCCAGATCCAGCTCATGGGTAAATTGATAAGTGAGACTTTTCCAAAAATGTCTGATGATGCAAATCCGAAAGACGAGGTAGCATCAGAAACTTACTGGATTCTTTCAACCGAAAAATCCTATTGTGGCGAAAGTTATAATTCGGAAACCAAAGCATTAGATCGCATTGGAGAGCCGACATCCCGTTTTCAATTAATTTTTAAACCTGAACAATTTGATGATCAACATGATTTATTGGGTAAAAAGGTTATTGTTGAGGGGAAAATGCTGCTTCCTAATTCAGGACAGCATCATGCTAAGATGTTGATCGATGTGAATACCATTGAATCTGCGACTTGCAGCTCAGAGTTATAG
- a CDS encoding M4 family metallopeptidase, which produces MVKIVFFLSLISFSSEIIASSIINLYQAPLTRLNQFKRVEQLQKRAMSRPEINTLMTINQTEIPHKTITRYQQFYRGIPVIGAQVMIAKDKKRGLNTELKSWVSGRLVEEIQLNTHPTLSAQAALHLAKNAYFESNSQLPTTADATQLQIRTNPSGHPTLTYLVSFKTINPSNNKPTWPFFLINAHTGEMIKQWDNIKAYLDTGPGGNEKTNEYWYGKDGLPALDVTQIDNNCIMENDKVKLINVGSEWDWGGELRTPYQYTCNNNNGDPINGAFSPNNDAYYFGHVIIDMYKNWYGLNALQHKNGEPMKLVMRTHFGELYDNAFWDGQTMTFGDGEDFYPLVSLDVAGHEVTHGFTEQHSNLEYHDQSGSLNESLSDMAGQTARAYLLQTNPDFYNKAYAIPNQITWGIGETITRDSLGKALRFMDFPSSDGSSADCFDKSIAEKSHSFCAISYQELITNAERSIPNIIERQNYIVHRGSGIFNRVFYLLSEEIGLRKAYQIMINANISYWTPTTDFESGACGVLHAADDLQTDRKRVQSIFEKVGIDTVHCHDDDML; this is translated from the coding sequence ATGGTGAAAATAGTTTTCTTCTTATCCTTAATCTCATTTTCGTCTGAAATTATTGCTAGCAGTATAATCAACCTATATCAAGCCCCACTAACGAGATTGAACCAATTTAAGCGGGTAGAACAACTGCAAAAAAGAGCAATGTCCAGACCCGAAATTAATACTTTAATGACGATTAATCAAACAGAAATCCCCCACAAAACGATTACGAGATACCAGCAATTTTATCGAGGCATTCCAGTGATTGGAGCACAAGTTATGATTGCAAAAGATAAGAAGAGAGGACTAAATACAGAATTAAAGTCTTGGGTAAGCGGACGCTTAGTTGAAGAAATTCAATTAAATACTCATCCAACCCTTAGTGCCCAAGCTGCGCTTCACTTAGCTAAAAATGCTTATTTTGAGAGCAATTCTCAGCTGCCAACCACAGCAGACGCAACTCAGCTCCAAATAAGAACAAATCCAAGCGGTCACCCTACCCTTACTTATCTTGTTTCTTTTAAGACAATCAATCCAAGCAATAACAAACCTACATGGCCCTTTTTTCTTATTAATGCACACACGGGTGAAATGATAAAACAATGGGATAACATCAAAGCCTATCTAGATACGGGACCAGGTGGCAATGAAAAAACAAACGAATATTGGTACGGAAAAGATGGCTTACCCGCTTTAGATGTCACCCAAATTGATAACAATTGCATTATGGAAAATGACAAGGTGAAATTGATAAATGTCGGCTCTGAATGGGATTGGGGGGGAGAATTACGCACACCCTACCAATACACATGCAACAATAACAACGGGGATCCGATTAACGGCGCTTTTTCACCGAATAACGATGCCTATTATTTTGGCCATGTCATTATAGACATGTATAAAAATTGGTACGGTTTGAATGCATTGCAGCATAAGAATGGCGAGCCAATGAAACTTGTCATGCGCACTCATTTCGGTGAGCTTTACGATAACGCTTTCTGGGATGGCCAAACCATGACATTCGGAGACGGAGAAGATTTTTATCCTCTCGTTTCTTTGGATGTAGCAGGCCATGAAGTTACCCATGGTTTTACCGAGCAGCATTCTAATCTTGAATATCATGATCAATCAGGTTCTCTCAATGAATCACTATCCGATATGGCGGGCCAAACAGCGCGCGCATACCTGCTTCAAACTAATCCTGATTTTTACAATAAAGCATACGCAATACCTAACCAAATCACTTGGGGAATAGGAGAAACAATCACTCGCGATTCACTTGGAAAAGCCTTACGCTTTATGGATTTCCCTTCTTCTGATGGAAGTTCTGCTGATTGTTTTGACAAATCTATCGCTGAAAAAAGTCATTCTTTTTGTGCAATCAGTTATCAGGAGTTGATAACCAACGCAGAACGATCAATTCCTAATATTATCGAAAGGCAAAATTATATCGTGCATAGAGGCAGCGGCATATTTAATCGAGTTTTTTACTTGCTTTCCGAAGAAATTGGTCTTAGAAAGGCCTATCAAATTATGATCAACGCTAATATAAGCTATTGGACTCCAACCACAGATTTTGAATCAGGTGCTTGTGGAGTACTTCATGCTGCAGACGACCTACAGACAGATCGCAAGCGAGTGCAATCAATTTTTGAAAAAGTTGGAATTGATACCGTCCATTGTCATGATGATGACATGCTATAA